GACCTGGAATTATCGTCCTCTTCTAAATAATATTCAAAATCCCTCGTGGCATTTTGGTATGACACGTCGATTCCGATACCAGTTCTCGAGCCAAGATCATAATTCAACACCGTTCCAATCGTGTTTTTATTCGAGATTGCTTCGAACTCATTCTTCGAGCCGGCTATATAAAGCGCGCCGTCAAGATCGTCGTTAAATTTATGCTCGATTTCAAAAAAACGTTCCGAAAAATCGGTTGGATGGATAAATAATTCATTCCGGGCAAAGCTTACGTTTGCCGTAAATGAGGTAGATGCTGAAAGATAGTAATGCCCTTCAAGCTGGTACCCTTCTTCATCTGTAGGTATTAGAACGTGGGTATCTCTGTTCAGGAGCAGATGGGAGTGTTCTTTAATCAGAGAGGGAGGATCGTTAACCCCGATGTTATAGTTCATGTAGTCTTTATACTCGGCGCTGAGACTGAATTTTTTGTAATCGAGATTCGCCGCTAAATAAAGAGCGTGAGGAATTTCATTGGAGAGCGTGAACCCTCTAATTAATAAATGTCTGTTCCTGTTACTCACTTCGCCTGTGATATGCATATAAAGGTCTTCTACCTGAATCAGATTTCGAAAAGCATCCGAATTAAGGTTCATTCTGAATGAGTATATTTCATCGTCTGAACCTGCATCGGGTTTGATGTGTAAATATGAAGCTCCGAAGTCAAGAATGGTATTCATGTGATATTCAGCGTTCAAGCCCTGTATCTTTCCAGACCTACGGTCTTTTACTGCCGGGGAGGAGGTACTTTCAACCGGGACTCCCATCATCAGGTTCAATTTGTATGAAGGGTGCAGGTACTCAATAAGAACGCCATCGATATCTCTGGACGGCGAATATCTGGTTTTAGTCCTGAAATCATCAAGAATTACGCCGGGAAGTTCAAAGGCTCTCGATACTATTCCGCTGCCAAATATATTATAGAAATTTCCCGCTCTTATTCTGAGATCATCCTGCCGGAATTCAACGTACCGCTGAGTCACAGCCCTGTAACCCTCAAGTGAATCTGTAGAGCCATAAGACTCAACTCTTACTCCGAAAAGGAGATCGCCTTCAGAATATCTGGCATTAAATTGATTATATAAGCCATATTCTTTCTCAGTGCCGATCCTCGAATTTCCAAACTGATTGTCAGCAAAGTTATAAATGCTGACTTGAGCAAGAAGCGTATTCGCAGATAGAAGAAGAGATATGATTATGCGGTATATTCTATTATGACCTTGCTATAGGGTAAGAATTCCCGCTATTCTCTGACTTTGTCGAGAATGGACTTGATCTCGTTCTCCAGCAGCAATTCATCGCCGGTAGTGTAACCTCTGTGGGATTTCAAAATCTTGCCATCGCTCCCGACCAGGAACCAAGAGGGGAGACTGTAAACTCCATAGTCGGACATCACTTCCGCAGTCTCGTCGAGAAGGATTATGAAAGATATGTCCATCGAACGGAGGAATGAGCGTATTTTACTTCGATTTCGCGGACCGTCCTCGCTGATCCCTACAATCGTTAAACCATCTTTACTATATTTGCGGTGCAATTTTTCTAAGTAGGGAAAATATTCTTTGCAGGGTTCACACCACGTAGCCCAGAAATCGATCAACACAGGTCCTCCGGATAAGAGTGTTTTAAGGTCGTACTGCTCCCCATCTAAATTTGATAGATTAAACCGATGCGCCTTATCCTGAGAATAAGCGTCCGCTCCGAGAAATATCAGTAGAACCAGAGTAAAGAATGATTTGATCATCATTTTATAAAAAGCATTTTGCGCGTGATAACGGTTCCGTCAGTCATAAGACGGTATATATAAATCCCGGTTGGAATTCCATTTGGACTCCATTCGACCTCATACTCGGAAGGAGGTTGAAAAGCGTTAACTATCGTACTTATCAATCGCCCCCGGACGTCGAATACCTGAAGCGATACGTGGCTTCTGTTTAAAATCGAATAATTTATCAGAGTAGAAGAATTAAATGGATTCGGATAGTTTTGAGATAGTTCAAAATTTAGTGGAATTTCACCCGGATTCAGTCCGGTCTTCGCAAGATATTCCTCTATTACATCCTGAATGTCGCTGAGTCTGTACCTTTCCCCCAGGCTTCCGTTACCGGCGCTTGAATAACGGAGCACTCCCTGATGATCTATGACGACATAGTTATCGTACGTCATTCCAAACAGGTCCAAAGCTGAACTTGCTTCAATAAGAAGAGGATACGTGATTCCGGAAATGTCAGCATAGGACTGAGCCTGCGCTAAAGAGCCGTCCCAGGTATCCAGCGCCAGAGCCTGAAACGGATTATCTTTATATACTTGCCATATGTTTGCTTCGGTGGAAGGCGCTTCCGCTCTGCAAAAAGGACAGCCGTAACCGATTAAGGCGATGAATACCACCTTTCCCTGATAATCGGAAAGATTGTGACCGTTTCCGGCGAGATCGTTATACTCGAAATCTGGTACCAGCTGACCTATATCGACCTGCGCCGAAATCATTTCAGAAGTGAATACAAGTCCGAACGCTGTTACAAGAGAGCAGAACTTTCTCAGCTTGATATTCAATATATAATTCCCAGTCTATCCTAATTGCGTTATTACCCCACCAAATTATCATATCAAATATATAACATGCAAATTTCGAGAAAAGTAATGCCCCACACTTTTTTAGATTCAGGTAATGATTTTTATCTCGGCATAATAGGTTTAAGTGTTGCTTCATTCGACAGATTAGTATAATTTCGTACCCGAAAGGGTCAATAATGAATCTTAGGTACGCCCTATATATCTGTCTAATCCATACAAGTTCAGTTCCAGCTTTTCAAGATTCGGGGATAATAGATAAACACTTATTCGACTTGGTCTCACACGAAGTTTCCGGAATTCTCGCGAAAGAGCATGTCAGGTATATATCGGCAAATCATCGGGTTCAGGCAACAGCGGGATATTTGAAGGCGGCAGAATACGTTAAAGGTAAACTTGAGGAGTATGGTGTAAACGACATTAAAATGCATAAGTACAAGTCAGACGGCAAAACAAGATATAACGGAATCACTTCACCGCTGTCTTGGTCGGTCAAGAGCGCCGTTCTGAAAATGGAGGAACCTTACGAACGAACAATTGCCGATTATAGCAAGGTTGCGACGAGTCTTACCACACTTTCAAACGGAGGTAAGTGGCGCGGCGAGCTGATAGACGTGGGAGAGGGAATCTCGGCTGAAGATTATGATGGTAGAGACATAAGGAATAAGATTGTAATGGCTTACGGGTATGCAGCCAAAGTACACAGGGAAGCGGTAATTAAAAGAGGAGCAATGGGTGTGGTAATTAGGCCTGCGGATGATGATAGGCCTGAATTAGTGGATGCCGTGCGGTATAACGGACTCTGGCCAACGGCGGGTGAGATCAAAAAAGTGGGATTCGGATTTCAAATATCAAGACGCAGATCGGAGAACTTATTGAATCTGATCGAGTCGGGAGAAAAAATAGTCCTGAACGCCACGGTCAGCGCAAAAATCCATCCGGGCAAGCTGGTAGTGTTAAGCGCGCTCATACCCGGTAGTTCAAACAGTTCGGAGCAGTTTGTCCTGATAAGTCATCTCGATCATTATAAGCCGGGAGCAAACGACAACGCAAGCGGTTCGGCGGCTATCCTCGAAATAGCAAGAGTCGTAAAGCAACTCGTAAAATCCGGGAAGATCAGTCAGCCGAAACGCTCAATCCGTTTTTTATGGGTGCCCGAACATTTCGGAACGATGGCGTATCTTACAAAGAATATCGATGAATTGGATGGAGCGTTTGCGGGGCTAAACCTTGATATGGTGGGCGAAGATACCAACTTGACTAATTCAAAATTAGAGGTTATAAAAACACCGGCGTCGTCTCCAACTTTTTTGAATGATCTCATAGCCGAAGTTGTAAGGGAGGTAGAGAAAAGAGCTGTCCGCTCAGCGGAAGGGTCTGATAACTTATTTAATTACACCGTACTGGCCAATAAACTGGGGAGTGATCATGACATGCTGAATGATCCTCTTATTGGAATCCCGACCGTGGCGCTCGGATATTGGTCTGACATTTATCATCATACAAACGAGGATTCTCTTGATAAAATAGATCCGACAACAATGAAGCGGAGTATTATCATAGGGGCATATACCGCTTTGTGGCTTGCAAAGGCCGGGAATAAAGAAGCTGACAAGCTTGCGCTGCTCGTTTTTGCCAGAGCGCGTGAGCGTATAATAGAGACAGGACTCGAAGTTTCGTATTCATCGGACGAAAATTCAGAAATCGAATCGCTTAGGCACGCATTGAGCAAAATAGATCTTCAGACAGGTGTCGATGTAAAAGCAATAAACTCGATTAAGGGTTTGAGATCAACTGATGTAGCTGTGGAAGAGATGTACACGGTCGCCATAGAAGAGCTCGGGGAGTCGGAGAAGAAAATATTCCTTGGCAGGCTCGGGATGACTTCGATCGAGGCACCGGATTTAGAAACGGGCAAGGCAGCGAGGATTCCCGAAAGAA
This genomic interval from Candidatus Neomarinimicrobiota bacterium contains the following:
- a CDS encoding TlpA family protein disulfide reductase; this encodes MMIKSFFTLVLLIFLGADAYSQDKAHRFNLSNLDGEQYDLKTLLSGGPVLIDFWATWCEPCKEYFPYLEKLHRKYSKDGLTIVGISEDGPRNRSKIRSFLRSMDISFIILLDETAEVMSDYGVYSLPSWFLVGSDGKILKSHRGYTTGDELLLENEIKSILDKVRE
- a CDS encoding redoxin domain-containing protein, whose amino-acid sequence is MNIKLRKFCSLVTAFGLVFTSEMISAQVDIGQLVPDFEYNDLAGNGHNLSDYQGKVVFIALIGYGCPFCRAEAPSTEANIWQVYKDNPFQALALDTWDGSLAQAQSYADISGITYPLLIEASSALDLFGMTYDNYVVIDHQGVLRYSSAGNGSLGERYRLSDIQDVIEEYLAKTGLNPGEIPLNFELSQNYPNPFNSSTLINYSILNRSHVSLQVFDVRGRLISTIVNAFQPPSEYEVEWSPNGIPTGIYIYRLMTDGTVITRKMLFIK
- a CDS encoding DUF4910 domain-containing protein encodes the protein MVSHEVSGILAKEHVRYISANHRVQATAGYLKAAEYVKGKLEEYGVNDIKMHKYKSDGKTRYNGITSPLSWSVKSAVLKMEEPYERTIADYSKVATSLTTLSNGGKWRGELIDVGEGISAEDYDGRDIRNKIVMAYGYAAKVHREAVIKRGAMGVVIRPADDDRPELVDAVRYNGLWPTAGEIKKVGFGFQISRRRSENLLNLIESGEKIVLNATVSAKIHPGKLVVLSALIPGSSNSSEQFVLISHLDHYKPGANDNASGSAAILEIARVVKQLVKSGKISQPKRSIRFLWVPEHFGTMAYLTKNIDELDGAFAGLNLDMVGEDTNLTNSKLEVIKTPASSPTFLNDLIAEVVREVEKRAVRSAEGSDNLFNYTVLANKLGSDHDMLNDPLIGIPTVALGYWSDIYHHTNEDSLDKIDPTTMKRSIIIGAYTALWLAKAGNKEADKLALLVFARARERIIETGLEVSYSSDENSEIESLRHALSKIDLQTGVDVKAINSIKGLRSTDVAVEEMYTVAIEELGESEKKIFLGRLGMTSIEAPDLETGKAARIPERKFIGPVYDSYADIWFENKLGNNYEWYRNNSTKHFDLIRYEIVNHMNGARNISQIHRIVNAEYGPFDLGVTERIIDDLAKLKLVKWVKI